From a region of the Candidatus Chromulinivoraceae bacterium genome:
- a CDS encoding type II toxin-antitoxin system VapC family toxin — protein sequence MIILDTNVFIYLANGALARHLVAKIDIAHASITKIEALGFSTIPANELLLLNALFSESYDLDLTDSVVERAITLRQAKRMSLGDSIIAATALEHNLELWTANVDDFRHIEDLKLVNPLD from the coding sequence ATGATTATTCTTGATACAAACGTATTCATTTATCTAGCAAATGGTGCACTTGCGCGCCATTTAGTCGCTAAAATTGACATCGCCCATGCGAGTATAACTAAAATTGAGGCACTGGGATTCTCGACCATACCTGCTAATGAGCTATTGTTGCTCAATGCATTATTTAGTGAGTCCTACGATCTCGATCTTACTGATTCTGTTGTTGAACGCGCTATTACACTTCGTCAGGCAAAACGAATGAGTCTGGGCGATTCGATTATAGCAGCCACGGCACTGGAGCATAATCTTGAACTCTGGACCGCAAATGTCGATGACTTTCGTCACATTGAAGATTTAAAGCTCGTTAACCCTTTGGATTAA